A genomic window from Solanum dulcamara chromosome 11, daSolDulc1.2, whole genome shotgun sequence includes:
- the LOC129873287 gene encoding zinc finger protein CONSTANS-LIKE 2-like, whose product MKKCELCSSIARVYCESDQASLCWDCDARVHTANFLVAKHSRILLCNSCQSLTPWTGSGPKLGPTVSVCQKCFHRNNNNNNDGENQDQDLDDHNDDSEEEDDDEDEDEDEDDGGSSDGDNQVVPLSSSTTDQPHPPSVTSSSSSSEDSTSRFHRRSVIGFSPNRTEQNIQSHYCGITRPQEKVERRSWTWR is encoded by the exons ATGAAGAAATGTGAGTTGTGCAGTTCAATAGCAAGAGTTTACTGTGAATCAGATCAAGCCAGTCTTTGTTGGGATTGTGATGCCAGAGTACACACAGCCAATTTCCTTGTGGCTAAGCATTCAAGAATCCTTCTCTGTAATTCTTGCCAATCACTTACCCCATGGACTGGCTCTGGCCCTAAGCTTGGTCCCACTGTTTCAGTTTGCCAGAAATGTTTTCacagaaataataataataacaatgatggggaaaatcaagatcaagatcTTGATGATCATAATGATGattcagaagaagaagatgatgacgAGGACGAAGACGAAGACGAAGATGATGGTGGAAGCAGTGACGGTGATAATCAAGTTGTTCCTTTGTCTTCTTCAACTACTGATCAGCCTCATCCTCCGTCAGTAACGTCAAGTTCTTCAAGTAGTGAAGATTCCACTAGCAGATTTCACAGGAGAAGTGTAATTGGATTTTCACCTAACAGAACAGAGCAAAATATTCAATCTCATTATTGT GGCATTACAAGACCTCAAGAGAAGGTAGAAAGGAGGTCATGGACATGGAGATAA
- the LOC129873348 gene encoding berberine bridge enzyme-like 22 yields MNNLQVLSILLFSLFLTKCYSQQDFLYCLSKYSEINVTRNIYTPNSPTYSSILEYAQKNPRWMNSSHPNFIVSPRKESEIKPVILCAKKLGLQIKIKSGGHDYEGISFRSEIPFVMLDLSNLNKIEIDLNEGTVWVQAGATLGQLYYAIAKKSNVHGFPGGVCFSIGTGGIISGGGIGTLMRKFGLAADNVVNARVMDVNGKILNKKNMKKDLFWAIRGGGGASFGVILAWKLKLVRVPEKVTVFTVYKRLEGNQNLLKKWENIAHQLPDKLLIRVVIQNDGTGNDKYVEIFFQSLYLGPVDELIPLLKEKFPEFDLEKKDCFQEPVVDCSNRPCIKKECRESSWIGSVLYFYGRRTNESLEVLLEKSIPTNKNYFKATSDFVKTPIPKRGWEMVKRLFLEEERPQMIMEPLGGKLDEISESEIPFPHRKGNLYNIQYLVNWGDNSESISSQKIAWMRKLYKKMEPYVANSPRTAYLNYRDLDFGTNQEDYSYSKAKIWGEKYFSGNFERLAKVKSEVDPKNFFRNEQSIPPYHNDS; encoded by the coding sequence atgaataacctTCAAGTTCTCTCTATTTTActcttttcactctttttgacaAAATGTTACTCTCAACAAGATTTTCTCTACTGTCTTTCTAAATACTCTGAAATCAACGTTACACGAAACATTTACACCCCAAATTCTCCAACTTATTCATCTATCCTAGAATACGCTCAAAAAAATCCTAGATGGATGAATTCTTCACATCCCAATTTCATAGTCTCCCCTAGAAAAGAATCAGAAATCAAGCCGGTTATTCTTTGCGCAAAAAAACTAGGCttgcaaattaaaataaaaagcgGTGGCCACGACTATGAAGGCATATCTTTTCGCTCTGAAATCCCGTTTGTTATGCTTGATTTAAGCAATCTCAACAAAATCGAGATTGATTTAAATGAAGGAACAGTTTGGGTTCAAGCCGGGGCGACCCTCGGCCAGCTTTACTATGCAATTGCTAAAAAAAGTAATGTGCATGGTTTTCCTGGTGGTGTCTGTTTCAGTATTGGCACTGGAGGGATTATTAGTGGTGGAGGGATAGGTACTTTGATGAGAAAATTTGGGCTTGCAGCTGATAATGTTGTAAACGCTCGCGTAATGGATGTTAATGGAAAAATTCTTAACAAGAAGAACATGAAAAAAGATTTGTTTTGGGCAATAAGAGGAGGTGGAGGAGCAAGTTTTGGTGTTATTTTAGCATGGAAACTCAAACTTGTTCGTGTTCCGGAGAAGGTAACTGTTTTCACAGTTTACAAGAGGTTAGAGGGTAACCAAAATCTCCTCAAAAAATGGGAAAACATAGCACATCAACTACCTGATAAATTACTTATCAGAGTAGTTATACAAAATGATGGAACAGGGAATGACAAATATGTTGAAATATTCTTTCAATCACTATATCTTGGACCTGTTGATGAGTTAATTCCATTGCTCAAAGAGAAATTCCCTGAATTTGATTTGGAGAAAAAAGATTGCTTTCAAGAGCCTGTTGTGGATTGTAGTAACAGGCCTTGCATTAAAAAAGAATGTCGTGAATCTTCCTGGATTGGATCAGTCTTGTATTTCTATGGCAGGAGAACAAATGAGTCGCTTGAAGTTCTGCTAGAAAAGAGTATTCCAACAAACAAGAACTATTTTAAAGCCACATCTGATTTTGTGAAGACTCCAATTCCGAAACGTGGTTGGGAAATGGTAAAAAGACTGTTTTTGGAAGAAGAAAGACCTCAGATGATAATGGAGCCACTAGGTGGGAAATTAGATGAAATCTCTGAATCTGAAATTCCTTTTCCTCATAGAAAGGGGAATTTGTACAATATTCAGTACTTGGTCAACTGGGGCGATAACAGTGAGAGTATATCAAGCCAGAAGATAGCATGGATGAGGAAACTGTACAAGAAAATGGAGCCATATGTTGCAAACTCTCCAAGAACTGCTTATTTGAATTATAGGGATCTTGATTTTGGAACAAATCAAGAGGACTACAGCTATTCCAAGGCCAAAATATGgggtgaaaaatattttagtggCAACTTTGAGAGATTGGCTAAAGTGAAGAGTGAGGTGGATCCTAAAAATTTCTTCAGAAATGAACAAAGCATTCCACCTTATCATAATGATAGCTGA